Below is a window of Longimicrobiaceae bacterium DNA.
TCGAGCACCGCGCCGAACTTGGAGACCTCGCCCAGGCGGCGCGCGACCCAGCCGTCCAGCGCATCCATCCAGATCGCCACCAGCGTGATCGCGCACGCCGCGACGTACAGCTCGCGCCCGGCGTACAGCATCGCCACGACGGCGAAGGCGAGCAGACCGCGCGTGAGCGCCACCGCGTTCGCCCACGTCCGCAGGCGGAAGCGGCCGGCGGGCTGTGGTTTCGCGGGCGTGTGGGCGGGCAGGGGAGTGTCGGCGGGCATGGAGATCGGGGAAGTGGGGGAGGTGCGCGGGAGATGCGCGGCGGGTGGAGCGTGCCGCTCCGTGCGCATCGACGCAAAAGGTACACTCCCCCCGTTTGCGGGGTCCAGCCCGGCACGACACGCGTTCCCGCCGCGCATCGGCGGATGTGCGGCGGGAACGGCCGTGCCGGTCGTCCGCGAATCGGCAAAGGTGGCCGACGTTCGCGCATCGCTCGGCGCGCATCTTCGGACAGCCGGCCATCGTCCGACACGGCCGTCCGGCGAACGCCCGCCTGCATCTCACAGAAGCCGCGCATCTCCCGCGAGCCCGCATCTCCGCGCTGCTGCGCATCTCCCGACCAGCTCGCACGTTACATCCTCCGCATTCCGCCGATCGGTGCGCTGCGGTGTTTGCGGGCAGCGGATCGGAGAGATGGGCGTCAGGCCGTGTGCTTGCCGTCGCCGTCCGCGTGCTTGCCGTCGCCGTCGGGGGCGAACTCGATGCTGGCGGTGGGGACCACGACGAGCGAGTGGAGGCGCCAGTCCATGCCGCGCAGCTCGGCGGCGGCGCACTCCGCTTCTTCGAGCATGGCGCTGCGCTCGCGGGGGACCACGAACACCTCGCCGGAGAGGACGTGGCCGTGCTCGCGCAGGCGCACGGCGGCGCTCTCCACCCACGGCAGGCGCTCGGCGGCCTTCTTCAGGCGGTCCGGCAAGTCCTCCATCTCCAGGCTGCCGACCTCGGTGGGCGACTCGTCCATGAGGTCGCCGATCACCTGGCGCAGGTTGTCCCACCCGTCCCAGATCACGCTGAGCGAGATGATGGCCGCGGCGGCCGAGTCGCCCCACCAGAAGCCGAAGCCCACCAGCAGGATGCCGACGATGGCGGCGCCCTCGGCCATCCAGTCGGCCTTGTTCATGTCTGCGTCGGCGGCCAGCACGTGGTCGTGCAGCTTGGCGGCGAGCGGGCGCTTGAGCGTGCCCAGCGTGAGGCCTACGCCTACGGCATAGGCGAGGCCCGCGATCATCAGCCAGCCGGCCCACACCTGGTGCCCGAAGACCTCCGTGGTGCCCACCGGCGGGCGCTCATGCTTCACTAGCTTCATCACGGCGTCCAGCAGCAGCCACAGGCCCACCGTGGTGAGCACGGCGGCGGTGGCGAGGAAGGCGACCGAGATGGCGCGGAAGTAGCCGAACGGGTAGCGCTCGTTGGGCTTGCGCTCCTCGATGCGCGTGGCGACGAGCAGCGCGGCGGGCGGGATCATGCCCAGCAGGTCCTCGGCCCAGGCGGTCTTCATGGCCTGCGACTGGCCCAGCGTGAGGAACATGATCACGGCCGTGGACGCGAGCAGGCCGATGCTGAGCCAGGCCAGCCTGCGCGCCTTCCGGCGCTGCTCCTGCTGCTCGCGGGGAAAGCGGAACGCGGAGAAGAGGATCACGGTTTCGCCGTGCGCAGGAGCGAGGGAAACGACGCGCGCCGGTCCTTCAGCCGACGCTCCAGGAGCACGAGCCAGCCGTTCTCGCCCGGGGCCGCGGCCAGCACGTGCGGGTCTTCGTGGAGCACGATGCCGGACGGGACGCGGTGCAGCGAGGCCAGCCGCCACGTGGGCGCGGCCACAGGACCGCGCACGCCGGCCAGGTCGCGCACGTGCACGGGCACCGCGTCCTTGGCGCGCAGGTACTCGCCCGCGGGGTCGCCCGCTTCCACGGCCACGCGCACGCCCTTCAGCTCGCGCGGCGCAAGCGTGCCGTGCTCCACGCCGACGACGATGGTGTCGGTGTAGAACGGGCGGGTGAAGGCGACCTGGCTGGACCACGGCAGCGACGCGGTGAGCCCGCCCACCACCAGGTCCAGCTCGCGCGCCTTCAGCGCGTCCATCAGCTCGCCCTCGGGGCCGCGGACCCACTCGGTGCGCGCGCCCATCTCCTGCGCGACCTGTCCGACGAACGCGGCCTCCACGCCGCCCACCACGCCGGCCGAGTCGGTCACCCACGGCGCGTTCTCCACGATGCCCACGCGCAGGGTGCCGCCGCGGATGCGCGCGGTGGTGCCGTCCGCGTCGCGCGGCAGGTCGCACGCGCAGACGGCCGTGCACAGCAGCAAGGCGATGAGAATCCGGTGCATCTCGCCGACGTCTGGAGTTTCTCCGCATCTCGGCATCCGGCTCCCGCGTCCGTCTGGATGCGGCCGGTGCCGGTTGTGCGGGACGCGCGGCGGGTGAAAGCAAAACGCAGACGCGTCCGGAACACAGCTCCCGGAAAACGCGCCTCGTGCTCCGGCCACGTTCGTTCGCCGCATCCCCCACAAGGCTGACGGGCAGGTAGGCATCCGCCTGCACCGCGCGTGGGGGAGATGCGGGGCGGCCCATCGGTAGATGAGCGGCGGATGATGCGCATCGCGGCACGTCACGGTGGATGTGCGGCTGGCGCGCTCCGGCCGCGCATCGGCAGATGCGCGGCGACTCGTGTCGGCGGAGGCGCTGCAGCTGGCGTCGGCGGGAGCGCGTCGCCGGATGTGATTCGGCTGGTGTGGGCGAGTGCGTCGGCGGATGCGCGTTGGCTGCTGGTGGCGGATGCGCGGCGGCGTTGCGCGGCGGGCGCGGGAGGGGCAATCTGTCGGACGATTCTCATCTCCCGGACCGGCCTTGCCTTGCCCGCATCTGACGCATCTTCCGACATCCCGCCGTACCGCCATCGTCCGTCGTTCACGCGGAGGCGCGGGTGAGCGCGGACGAGCCGTTCGTGACGCTGGCGGGCGAGGGGGAGGCGGAGACGAAGGTGAAGGGCTCCGTCTTCCTGGCGCTCGCCGCGCCCGCGGGAAACGAGGCGGAGGCGCGGGCGCGGCTGGCGGCGGTGGAGAAGCGGCGGTTCGACGCCACGCACAACTGCTCGGCCTGGCGGATTCGCGGCGGCGTGTACCGCGCCAACGACGCGGGCGAGCCGTCCGGCAGCGCGGGCGCGCCCATCCTCGCCGCGATCGACGGCGCGGGGGTGACGGACTGCGTGGTGATCGTCACGCGCTACTACGGCGGGACGAAGCTGGGCGTGGGCGGCCTGGTGCGCGCGTACGGCGACGCGGCGGCCCTCGCGCTCGAAGTCGCGCCGAAGCGCACGGGCACGCCCGCCGCGCGCCTCGCGGTGGAGTACGGGTACGAGCACACGGCCGCGGTCATGCGCACGCTGGAGCGCGCGGGGGCGACGGAGATGGAGCACGGCTACGCGGGCGGCGGCACGCGCGGCAGCGTGGAGGTGTCCGTGCCGCTCGCCGCGGTGGACGCGCTGGCGGACGAGCTGCGCGAGGCGACGGCCGGGGCGGTGGCGCCGGTGCGCGTGGGGGAGCGCGTGCTGTATCGGAACGCGGGCGGCTGATGTGCGGTATTGAACCCGTCGCTCCGCCGGCACCCGCCCGCGGACCGGGCTTCCCGGCGTCCCGCATCGCCGCGCCCGCACGGCGCGCGCCCGCCCCGGCGCGACGCGCACGACCCACGAAGCAAGAGGGAGAACGATGGACGGTGCGGTGCTCGCCGACCCGATCATGGACCGCCTGCGCAGGGACCATCCCGCGTACCACGACACGGCGTACGTCTTCATCCTCGCCGGGCTGCAGTTCACCATCTCGCGCCTGGGCGAGGCGCGCCACATCACCGGCCGCGAGCTGGCCGAGGGCTGCCGCGACCTGGCGCTCGACCGGTACGGGCTGATGGCGCGCAGCGTCCTGTCGTACTGGGGCATCCGCTCCACCCGCGACTTCGGCGAGATCGTGTTCGCCCTCGTCGAGTGCGGCGTGCTGGTGAAGCAGTCCGAGGACTCGCTGGGCGACTTCGACGGCGTGTTCTGCTTCACCGAGGCGTTCGAGAGCCGCTACCCCTGGTGCACCCCCCGCGTGATCGGCATCTAGCCGTATCCCCCGCCTTTCCGCTTCCCCGAAAAGATCCGTTCGCGCGTCGGCAAACGTACCGTCCTCTGTGGAACGGGGCTTGCGGCGTGCACCTCCTCGTCCGAGTACGCGGGTGCGCCAGGCATGGTGCACCCGAGGATCGTTACTGTTGAGGGGAGGGGATGAGCGATGCCGGACGAACGTGAGTTTCCGCCGTGCAAGAAATGCGGTGCGGGAACGCTGGTTCCCATGTCGGACTACGGGCGCGACGGCGCCCCAATCACCTACAAGGCGTGGGTCTGCACCAACCCGGACTGCGGCTTCAACATCCGGATCGACAACGGCGAGATCAGCTTCGGGCGCACCATCGGCCAGAGCTACAAGTAACGGCGGGCGAAACAACTGCACCCGCACGGAATGCCCACGGCCACCCGGCCGTGGGCATCGCGCGTTAACACCCTTCCGCAACGGATCCGCCCTTGGATTCCTCGCCTGTAGCCTCTGCGCATCTGCCGTTCTCCGCCGCCTGCACGGTCCCCGTCCTCACCGCGGCGGAGATGCGCGCATGGGACCGCTCGTCCATCGACGCGCGCGGAATTCCCGAGCGGGTGCTGATGGAGTCCGCCGGGCGCGCGGCTGCGGCGGTCGTGCACCGGCTGTACCCGCACGGCCGCGTGGTGGCGGCGGTGGGCGCGGGCAACAACGGCGGCGACGCCATCGTCGTGCTGCGCGTTCTCCGCTCGTGGGGGCGCGAGGTCGCGGCGGTGCTCGCCGGCAAGCGCCCCGACGATGCCGCGCTGCTGCACGGCTGGGAGGTGAATGTCGTAAGTGCCGGGGATGCGGATGCGGCGTTCGCGGGCGCGGCGGTGATCGTCGACGGCCTGCTGGGCACCGGCGCGCGCGGCGCCCCGCGGGATGCGGAGACGGCGGCGATCGAGGCGATGGCGCGCTCGGGCTGTCCCATCGTGGCGCTGGACGGGCCGTCGGGCATCGACATGACCACGGGGGCGCGGCCGGGCGCCGCGGTGCGCGCGGAGGTCACGGTCACCTTCGGGGCACCCAAACGCGGGCTGCTGCTCTTTCCCGGTCGCGAGCACGCCGGGCGCATCGTCGCCGTGGAGGTCGGGTTCGATCCGCTCGCGGCGGACGGGTACGGCGCGCAGCTCGTCACGCCCGCCTGGGCCGCCCCGCACCTTCCGCCCGTCGCGCCGAACGCGCACAAGGGCACGATGGGGCTCGTCTCCGTGCTCGCCGGGCGGTCGGGGATGGCGGGCGCGTCGGTGCTCGCCGCGATGGGAGCGCTGCGGGCGGGGGCGGGGAAGGTCCGCGTCGTCACCCACGCCGACAACCGCGTGATCGTGCAGACGGCGATCCCGGAAGCGCTCTACGCGGACCGGGAGATGGACGGCCTGGCGGAGGAGCTGCAGGATTCGCAGGCGATCGTCGCCGGGCCGGGGATGGGGACGGGAGATGCGGAGCGGGAGATGCTGCGCCGCGTGCTCTCCCGCGGAAGCTCGCCCGTGCTGCTCGACGCGGATGCGCTGACGCTGCTCGCCGCCGATCCGACGCTGCGCGACGCGGCGGACCGGCCGCTGCTGCTCACGCCGCATCC
It encodes the following:
- a CDS encoding cation diffusion facilitator family transporter; amino-acid sequence: MILFSAFRFPREQQEQRRKARRLAWLSIGLLASTAVIMFLTLGQSQAMKTAWAEDLLGMIPPAALLVATRIEERKPNERYPFGYFRAISVAFLATAAVLTTVGLWLLLDAVMKLVKHERPPVGTTEVFGHQVWAGWLMIAGLAYAVGVGLTLGTLKRPLAAKLHDHVLAADADMNKADWMAEGAAIVGILLVGFGFWWGDSAAAAIISLSVIWDGWDNLRQVIGDLMDESPTEVGSLEMEDLPDRLKKAAERLPWVESAAVRLREHGHVLSGEVFVVPRERSAMLEEAECAAAELRGMDWRLHSLVVVPTASIEFAPDGDGKHADGDGKHTA
- a CDS encoding transporter substrate-binding domain-containing protein; protein product: MHRILIALLLCTAVCACDLPRDADGTTARIRGGTLRVGIVENAPWVTDSAGVVGGVEAAFVGQVAQEMGARTEWVRGPEGELMDALKARELDLVVGGLTASLPWSSQVAFTRPFYTDTIVVGVEHGTLAPRELKGVRVAVEAGDPAGEYLRAKDAVPVHVRDLAGVRGPVAAPTWRLASLHRVPSGIVLHEDPHVLAAAPGENGWLVLLERRLKDRRASFPSLLRTAKP
- a CDS encoding YigZ family protein encodes the protein MSADEPFVTLAGEGEAETKVKGSVFLALAAPAGNEAEARARLAAVEKRRFDATHNCSAWRIRGGVYRANDAGEPSGSAGAPILAAIDGAGVTDCVVIVTRYYGGTKLGVGGLVRAYGDAAALALEVAPKRTGTPAARLAVEYGYEHTAAVMRTLERAGATEMEHGYAGGGTRGSVEVSVPLAAVDALADELREATAGAVAPVRVGERVLYRNAGG
- a CDS encoding Minf_1886 family protein → MDGAVLADPIMDRLRRDHPAYHDTAYVFILAGLQFTISRLGEARHITGRELAEGCRDLALDRYGLMARSVLSYWGIRSTRDFGEIVFALVECGVLVKQSEDSLGDFDGVFCFTEAFESRYPWCTPRVIGI
- a CDS encoding NAD(P)H-hydrate dehydratase: MDSSPVASAHLPFSAACTVPVLTAAEMRAWDRSSIDARGIPERVLMESAGRAAAAVVHRLYPHGRVVAAVGAGNNGGDAIVVLRVLRSWGREVAAVLAGKRPDDAALLHGWEVNVVSAGDADAAFAGAAVIVDGLLGTGARGAPRDAETAAIEAMARSGCPIVALDGPSGIDMTTGARPGAAVRAEVTVTFGAPKRGLLLFPGREHAGRIVAVEVGFDPLAADGYGAQLVTPAWAAPHLPPVAPNAHKGTMGLVSVLAGRSGMAGASVLAAMGALRAGAGKVRVVTHADNRVIVQTAIPEALYADREMDGLAEELQDSQAIVAGPGMGTGDAEREMLRRVLSRGSSPVLLDADALTLLAADPTLRDAADRPLLLTPHPGEMARLLGKKTGDVTANPFAAAAEAVERFRCAVLLKGAPSIAAAPGERAMVNVAGHSGIATGGMGDVLGGIAGALLAVGCTPRDAAALALYFAGRAAEIAGRGRGLLPRDVVEALPAALMDRAEDAEPVAPGVLLDLPAAY